The segment AACAGACGGCCGGTCGCTTCGTTCTTTTCGTGCACCAGCTGTTCGGTCGACTGACCGTACCAGGTGAAGCTCCCCATGATGAGCAGCAGCAAGCAGGTCCCGAACAGGAAGCGGCACTTGCGCTCCAAGTTCGTTTCGCCGAGAACGCGTTTTAGCGAGCGGTAGGACATGCAGTGCGGAAAAAGAGACGAAAACTTAGGGGACTCGTAAGCATTCTAGAGGTTTGACCCGGATGGAGCCAGACAGATTCATTCCCCCGAAAGTACTGGTTTGCCCCGTTTTACATCATATCAACTGGGTCAACGTCGATCGTCCAGATCACATCGTCGGGCGTTCTTGTCTTGGCGGCGACCAGCTTTACGGCCTCACGCAGCTTCTCGCCGTCGTGCGCTTTGATCAATAGATGGAAGCGATATTGCCCCCGCAGCTTCTCGATCGGCGCCGCGGCCGGTCCTTGCAGATAGATTTCCAGCGACAGCTCCTCGGCGACTTTGACGATCTGCTTGGCGAACTCTTCAAGCATCGCTTCCGGCGCCGACGCGACTTCGGCGCGTGCGACGAGCCGGACCATTTTGGCGAACGGGCTGAAGTGGAACTTCTCGCGAAACGGCAGCTCGCGCTCGGCGAACAGCGCGTAATCGTGCCGCGTCGCCGCTTCGATCGCGGGGTGATCGGGGCTGAGGGTTTGCACGAGCACTTGCCCTCCTTTGTGGCCGCGACCGGTACGTCCGGCGACTTGGGTGATCAGCTGGAAGGTTCGCTCCCCTGCCCTGACGTCAGGAAAGTGGAGCGCCGTATCGGCGTTGATCACCCCGACCAGCGTGACGTTCGGGAAGTCGAGCCCTTTGGCGATCATCTGCGTGCCGACCAGGATCTTCGCGTCGCCGCGGCGGAACCGATCGAGCGCCGCTTCGTGCGAGCCTGGCTTCTTCATCGTGTCGCTGTCCATCCGCAGACACTCGACGCCGGGGAACCGCGCGCGGACTTCCGCTTCCAGCTTCTGCGTCCCGTAGCCAAAAAAGTGGATGCCGGAGTAGTCGCACGCTGGACAGCTTTTCGGGGCCGGGCGGCGATAGTCGCAGTAATGGCAAATCGCCATGTTGTCGGCCAGGTGATGCGTCAGCGGAATCTCGCACTCGGGGCAGACCACTTTCTCGCCGCACGCGGGGCACTGAATGTGGGTCGCATAGCCGCGGCGATTGAGCAGCAGAATCATCTGCCCATCTTCTTCGACGTTCCGCTTCATCGCCAGGTAGAGCTGACGACTGATTGCGCCGCGGCCTTGGCTTTTGCGATCGACTCGCAGGTCGATCGTTTTCACGTCAGGAAGCGGATAGTTGTTGACGCGGCGGGGCATCGAGACGAGCGTGATCGCGCCGGTTTGCGTTTGTCGCCAACTTTCGAGCGACGGGGTCGCCGAGCCGAGAATTAGCGGCGCGTGTTCGTGAGCCGCTCGCCACGCGGCGACGTCGCGAGCATGATAGCGGGGTGCGGTATCTTGCTTGAACGACGAGTCATGTTCTTCGTCGAGGATGATCATCCCGAGCCGCGGCGTTGGAGCGAAGATAGCGCTGCGAGCGCCGACCACCACCGGAATGTGCCCGCTGGCGATCCGCTTCCACTGCCAATGCCGCTCGACGTCGTTCATGTGACTATGCAGCAGCGCGATCTGGCTGAAACGAGCGCGAAAGCGGTGCTTCGTCTGCGGCGTCAGGCTGATTTCGGGAACCAGCACGATCGCCTGTTTGCCGGCGGCGACGACTCGCTGAATCGCTTGCAGGTAGACTTCAGTCTTGCCGCTGCCGGTCACGCCATGCAGCAGGACCGATTGGTGACGCTCCTCTTCGACCGAGTGAAGGATCGTGCGGAGCGCTTCGGTTTGATCGGCGTTCAGCTCTTTGGGAGGTTCCGTCTCGGCCGGCTCGTCGTCGAAATGGGCGAAGCTGATGCGGCGGACTTCGACGTGGATCAGTTTCTTTTTGCGCAGCGCCATGATCGGCGCCTGCGTGCAGCCGGCCGCTTCGGCCAGTTCCGGCGGCGTCAGCGGGCGACTTGCGCCGGCGAGAATGGAAAGCGCCGTTTGTTGTTTGCCGGGAAGCTTGAGCGTGGCGAGCTGCATCGCCGTTTCGCGAGGAACCGACAGCAGCGTCACTTCGCGCGTCCCGGCGTTGCCGCGAACCGCGGCCGGCACCACGGCGTCCAGCACTTGTCCCCACGGGCAAAGATAGTAGTCGGCCATCCACTGCGTCAGGCCGAGCATCGTGCGACTGAGAAGCGTGACGTCGTCGACCACTTCGTGTACTGACTTCAGCTTGCCCGGCACAACCTGCTTGGCGGCGACGTCGACGCAGTAGCCCTGCACCAGACGATCGCCGCGGCCAAAGGGAACGCGCATACGACGACCGGCGATCGCTTCGGGAACCAGGTTTTCCGGCACCAGATAGTCGAACGGTTGCTGCGGCCCGGTCGAGAAGACGATCTTCGCGACAACATGCGAGGCGAGATCATCAACTTCCCAGGGCGCCGGCGCGGTATTGAATAAGTCTTGTTGCTTCACGAGCTTATGTCGGCGCTTGGATGGCCTGCGCGGCAGGTGGGAGTTACATTGAATTGTAACGACTTTGGCGAAGCGTCGGCGGCGATCAGGAAAAAGCGAAAGAGTTCCATGCGACTGGGTATCTTCGGCGGCTCGTTTTCTCCGGTCCATTTCGGTCATTTGCTACTTGCCGAATATGCCCGCGAACAACTGTCGCTCAACGAAGTTTGGTTCGTTCCGGCCGCGACTCCCCCCCACAAGCTCGATCAGGCGTTGGCGAGCGACGCTGATCGTGTCGCGATGCTGCAAATGGCGATCGCCGGCAACGAGGCGTTCACCGTCTGTCCGCTCGAACTAGAACGGGGCGGAGTCAGCTATACGGTCGACACGCTGAAGCAGATCAAAGAGCTGCTCCCGGACGCCGAACTGTTTCTGCTGATCGGCGGGGACTCGCTCGCCGAGTTTCCGACTTGGCGCAACCCGGCCGAAATCTGTCAGCTGGCGGCGCCAGCGGTGATGCGACGTCCTGGCTCGCCGGAACCAGACTGGAGCGTTCTGGCGCCCTATTGCTCGGCCGAGCGGTTGGCTTCGTTTGCCGGAAATCTGGTCGATGTGCCGGGGATTGGGCTCAGCAGCACCGAAATTCGCCGTCGCTGCGCTGCTGGCGAGACGATCCGCTATCAGACGCCTCGCGCTGTGGAGATGTATATCGAGACCAAACGGCTGTTCGGTCATCCTGGCGTGCGCTAAACCGGTGATTCCGGCGAGCCCCGGGTGGCACTGCTGGCTTGTCCAGCAGTGGGAAGTTGGTAACCCGGCCCACACTGCTGGACAAGCCAGCAGTGCCACCCAGCTATGCGGCCTTGCGCGAACGGTTGGTCAGCGTTTCTAGCGACTTGGGAAGCGGGATCGTAGCAAGGGCTTCATCGCTCGCGACGGCGTCCAGCACTTGCATCAGCTGCTCGTGCGAATCAAGCGAAAGGTCGACGAAGATCCATTTTTGCCCGGCAATTTCGCACCCGCCGCTGGCGTCGCCACCCAGCCATTCGCGGCGAACTCGGTAACCGAGTTTCTCAGCCGTGGTGATAGCTTGTTCCAGCAGATCGAGCGTGTGCATGCGCAGAATCCATTGCGATATTGGGGAATCTGTATCAGGGGCACGGATTGTAGCGGGATCGATTTGAGTCACGAAGAGCAAAACGTCGATAGCCATTGGTAGCGGTAAATCTCCATTTCGCAGGACTTTAAGCGACGCCGACAGGGAAGCTTCGGCGGTTTTGCGAAGCCCGGCAGGGTGGAAAGTTTCTAGAAGGAAAGGCAGGACGCGCGTGTCATTTCGGACGTCACCGGTCACAGAGTCCCCAAACCAGCCGTCGCTCGAAGAGCAGATCGAAACGCTCAAAAAGCGACTGGCCGAAGCCCAGAAGTTCACCGCTCTCGGCGAACTGATGAGCTCGACCACGCACGAATTCAACAATGTCCTGACCTCGATCATCAACTACGCCCAGATGGGACTTCGCCATCAGGACGAAGCGACCCGCAACCGCTGCTTTGAGAAAATCATGGCCGCCGGGAACCGCGCGGCGAAGATTACCACCGGCGTGCTCGGCATGGCCCGCAACCGCAGCGATCGCCGCGAACCGACCGACCTGGCGCCGCTGGTCCAGGACGCGGTGATGCTGCTCGAACGCGAAATGCAGAAGTATCGAGTTGAACTGGACGTCCAGATCGAGACGACGGCCCCTGCTCTGGCGATCGGCAACCAGATCCAGCAAGTGCTGCTGAACCTGATGATCAATGCGCGTCAGGCGATGCCCAAAGGGGGCCGCCTGGTGATTCGTCTGTCGCAGGACGAAGATGGCGCGGTGAGCCTAATGGTCCGTGATAGCGGCACCGGGATCCCGGCCGATCAGTTACCGAAGATCTTCGATCCTTTCTTCTCGACGAAATCGGGCCCCGATGAAAGCGGCAAGGGGGGAACCGGGCTTGGCCTGGCGACCTGCCGCGACATCATCGAAGCGCACCAGGGGAAGATCCGCGTGCAGAGCACCGTCGGCGTCGGCACCGCGTTTACGATACGGCTACCCGCTGCGAACCCAATTGTCCCGCCGGCGGTCATTAAGCCAGCGGTCGGCGTCGCTCCGACGACCGCGACGCAGTAGTGCGGAGAAATACGAGGCGTCCCCGTTTGGACGTTTTCGTTACGATTCACGCAGAATAGACGAATGTCGTGCAGAACGACTTGCGTTCCTGTCGCTGCTAGTCATAATGACCAACATGATCGTGACCAACAGCTACTTTTGGCAGTTCTTTACCTACTTTACCGGTGGGCCTGGAGGAACTGCGTAGCTGCACAATCGCTAATACGAGTCCCTTGCAGGCCCTGAACTTCCCGAGAAGTTCAGGGCCTTTTTCGTTTACCTACAGCAAACTACAGCGTTTTTTAAAACATCGGAGCACCCAGGCAATGATCGTGGTAATGCGGCGTGGAGCCGAAAAGGCGGAAATCGAACACATGGCCAAACGAGTAGAGAGTCTAGGTCTGAAAGCGCACGTCATCGTCGGCGCCGAGCGGACGGTGATTGCGGCGATCGGCGACAAACGAGAAGAGATGAAAGAGTCGCTCGAGAGCGGCCCCGGCGTCGCCGCGGTGATGCCGATCTT is part of the Blastopirellula sediminis genome and harbors:
- the priA gene encoding replication restart helicase PriA; protein product: MKQQDLFNTAPAPWEVDDLASHVVAKIVFSTGPQQPFDYLVPENLVPEAIAGRRMRVPFGRGDRLVQGYCVDVAAKQVVPGKLKSVHEVVDDVTLLSRTMLGLTQWMADYYLCPWGQVLDAVVPAAVRGNAGTREVTLLSVPRETAMQLATLKLPGKQQTALSILAGASRPLTPPELAEAAGCTQAPIMALRKKKLIHVEVRRISFAHFDDEPAETEPPKELNADQTEALRTILHSVEEERHQSVLLHGVTGSGKTEVYLQAIQRVVAAGKQAIVLVPEISLTPQTKHRFRARFSQIALLHSHMNDVERHWQWKRIASGHIPVVVGARSAIFAPTPRLGMIILDEEHDSSFKQDTAPRYHARDVAAWRAAHEHAPLILGSATPSLESWRQTQTGAITLVSMPRRVNNYPLPDVKTIDLRVDRKSQGRGAISRQLYLAMKRNVEEDGQMILLLNRRGYATHIQCPACGEKVVCPECEIPLTHHLADNMAICHYCDYRRPAPKSCPACDYSGIHFFGYGTQKLEAEVRARFPGVECLRMDSDTMKKPGSHEAALDRFRRGDAKILVGTQMIAKGLDFPNVTLVGVINADTALHFPDVRAGERTFQLITQVAGRTGRGHKGGQVLVQTLSPDHPAIEAATRHDYALFAERELPFREKFHFSPFAKMVRLVARAEVASAPEAMLEEFAKQIVKVAEELSLEIYLQGPAAAPIEKLRGQYRFHLLIKAHDGEKLREAVKLVAAKTRTPDDVIWTIDVDPVDMM
- the nadD gene encoding nicotinate-nucleotide adenylyltransferase encodes the protein MRLGIFGGSFSPVHFGHLLLAEYAREQLSLNEVWFVPAATPPHKLDQALASDADRVAMLQMAIAGNEAFTVCPLELERGGVSYTVDTLKQIKELLPDAELFLLIGGDSLAEFPTWRNPAEICQLAAPAVMRRPGSPEPDWSVLAPYCSAERLASFAGNLVDVPGIGLSSTEIRRRCAAGETIRYQTPRAVEMYIETKRLFGHPGVR
- a CDS encoding sensor histidine kinase, yielding MSFRTSPVTESPNQPSLEEQIETLKKRLAEAQKFTALGELMSSTTHEFNNVLTSIINYAQMGLRHQDEATRNRCFEKIMAAGNRAAKITTGVLGMARNRSDRREPTDLAPLVQDAVMLLEREMQKYRVELDVQIETTAPALAIGNQIQQVLLNLMINARQAMPKGGRLVIRLSQDEDGAVSLMVRDSGTGIPADQLPKIFDPFFSTKSGPDESGKGGTGLGLATCRDIIEAHQGKIRVQSTVGVGTAFTIRLPAANPIVPPAVIKPAVGVAPTTATQ